The DNA region CGCGCGGTGCTTTTATCCCGGGCACAGCAAAGAAAGGATTGGGGTTATCACCGCTGGCAGCCACCAGGCCCTTGGCAGTGATGGCATTGTGCACGCGCACGCGCGCATTGCCCCCCAGGCGCGAGTAAAGGCTGGCACGGGTGAGCTGGCCATTTTCCCAGGCGATATCCACCACAAAACCACCGCGCGTGACCAGGCCCTTTACCTCCCCCTTGGGCCAGGCATCGGGCAGGGCGGGCAACAGGTGGATAACCCCGTCGTGGCTTTGCACCAGCATTTCCGCAATACCGGCGGTCACACCAAAGTTGCCGTCAATTTGGAAGGGCGGATGGGCGTCGAGCATATTGGCGTAGGTGCCGCCCTTTTCACTCACCGCCTGGGTTTCCTCGGTGAGGTTGATCTGCTCCTGCAGCAATTGATAGGCGCGGTTGCCATCGTGGAAGCGCGCCCACCAATTAATTTTCCAACCCATGGACCAGCCAGTGGACTTGTCACCGCGCTGCATCAGCGACACCCTGGCCGCTTCAAATAATGCCGGTGTGCGATAAGGCGAAATCTGGTTGCCGGGGTAAAGCCCATAGAGGTGTGACACATGGCGATGGTGATCATCCGGGTGATCCCAATCCTCCAGCCATTCCTGCAACTGGCCAAAGTGACCTATGCGCATGGGCGCCAGGCGCTCGCGCTTTTGGCGCAGTTGCGCGGCCAGGTCACTATCCACCCCCAGGATATGGGCAGCGTCAATGGTGATGGAGAAGAGGTCAAACACCAGTTGGTTGTCCATGGTGGTTCCCGCGCTGATCGAGGTGGGGTAACCCGCGCGCTCATAGGTGTTTTCCGGCGAGTTGGAAGGCACGACCACCAGCGCACCGCTGTTGGGTTCCAGGGTCAGGCTGTCGACAAAAAAGCGCGAGGCCTCGCGCAGCACCGGGTAGTAACGCTGTAAAAAATCGCGGTCGCCCGAATGCAGGTAGTGATACCAGATATGCTGGCACAGCCAGGCGCCACCGGTCTGCCACTGGCCGTAAAAGGCCTTGTCCACCTGCCCGGTGATACGCCAGAGATCGGTGTTGTGGTGCATCATCCAGCCGCGCGCGCCATAGAGTTGTTGCGCGCTCGCGCGCCCGGTGAGCGCCAGGTCTTCCAGCATGGCAAACAGCGGTTGGTGCAGCTCCGGCAGTTGCGTGACCTCCGCCGGCCAGTAATTCATTTCGGTATTGATGTTGACCGTGTATTTGCTGTCCCAGGGCGGGCTGGTATGGGGGTTCCAGATACCCTGCAGGTTGGCCGGCTGGGTGCCGGGCTGGGAACTGGAAATCAACAGGTAGCGGCCATATTGGAAGTAGAGCATGGCCAGGTGCGGGTCCTGGCTGTGGGCAAACTCAGCAATGCGCTGGTCGGTGGGCCTGGCCATGGCGGCGCTGGTGCCCAGGTCCAGGCTGACACGGTTGAACTGGGCCTGGTAGGCGGCCACATGGGCCTGCTGCAATTGTGCAAAGCCCTTGCCTTCGGCAGCGGACAGATACGCCTGGGCGCGCGCCAGGCTGTCGCCGCCCAGGTCGTTGTAGCGGACGAAGTTGGTGGCGGCGGCGATGCGGATCAGCACCTCGTCAGCACCTTCAATGCGCAGGGCCTTGTCATCACGCCGTAATGTTCCACCGCGCAGCTCCGGGGCAATCAGCGCGGTGAAGCGGATCTTGCCGTCCAGCCCCTCGTGGCTGCCACCCCGGCCATCAACCTGCAACCAGCGCTCATGGACGCTGAGTTGATGCTGCATGGGGCTGTCGAAGCCAATGCGGGTATTGATCTGGCCCGGTTTGCTGGCACTCAGGCGCACCACAATCACCTGGTCGCTCAGGGAACTGAATAGCTCGCGCGTAAAGGTGACCCCCGCCTTGACATAACTCACCCTGGCAATGGCGTTGGCCAGGTCCAGGTCGCGGTAGTAATCGTCAACCTGCCCATGGCCGGCAAAATCCAGGCGCAGGTTGCCCAGGGTCTGGTAGGGCATGCCGTTGTTGAGCGACCTAATCTGCTGGTCTGCCAGGGTTTGCGCCTGCTGGTGCTGGCCCTGGAGTAACAGCCGGGTCACCTGTTCGATGGTCTGGGCCGCCGCCGGGTTGACGTTGTTGTTAGGGCCACCGGCCCAGATGGTGTCTTCGTTGAGTTGTAATTGCTCCTGCGCCGGCTGGCCAAACACCATGGCACCCAGGCGGCCATTGCCGATGGGCAGCGCCTGGTTCCAGTCGCTGGCGGGTGTGTTGTACCACAGGCGCAGATCCTGTTTGGTCGCAGAGGAATGGCTGCTGCGCCCGTGCTGGCAGGCAATGAGCCCCAGGCCGAACAACATCAGTGATAGCAGCGCCAGCAGGCGAATCCACCTTTTAAGGGGCCGCCGTTTAAGGGAGAGTGTCATGATAGGAATCCTGGCTTGTGCCCCCCCCTGCGCGAGGGGGGCGAATTGAAACTGGGACAGGCTTGAAGGAAAGCATGCTGCCCCACTCAGGACCGAGAGAGGCATGGATGCCGACCTCGAGCTTACAGGGATGTATTCACAGCGTGTCCTGAGTGGGGCAGCATGCTTTCCTGGCACCCCGCGACTCTTTACGCGCTGCCGTTACGGCAGCGCCCTATACACCAGATTGCGGAACTTCACCTTGCCCGTACCGGCGGCATAGATGGCCGGACGCAAGCTCATAAAGCCGTAGGCCACATTGTGGTGATAACCGGACACATCCATTTGCGTATCGTACTTATGCCAAGTATTGCCCTGGTCGATGCTGTAGTGGATGGTCAGCACATGGCGATTGTTGGTAACACGCAAGCGGAACTGGTTGCCCGCCGGGCGCGGGGTATAGCGCTGGTCCATGCCGTAGCGATGCAGCAGGAAGCCCTGCTCGGCAATACCTACACCGGCATAGAGCTTGTCGTTGTAGAACAGCAGGGCACCGGCCAGGGCGCCAGGTTGCAACTCGATATCGACCTCAAACTGATACGCCTGGTCGCCACTGACAAAGGTCAGCGGTGAGGAATTGCTGGGCGAGGTGCCCTTGGGAGCCACTTCCAGGTAAGCGCCGCGCGCATCGCGCCCGTAGTGCAAACGCTGGTTTTCACTCACATCACCGCGGAAAAAGCTCCACTGCACCCCGAATTTGTTCGTGCTGAAATCATCGGACAGCGCCTTGCCGTGCTGGCCGGAGCTGGTGCCGCCCGCCGGCTTGGCAATGGGTTTGCCCACATCCAGCCCCTTGCTGCGAAACCAGCCATCGTCGGTCCATTCGATAGGTTCCAGCAGGGTTTGGCGCCCCAGGGTATGGAAACCATTTTCATAGCCGTGGTACATCATGTACCAGTCACCGGCCGTGGGGCCCTCCACCAGGGTGGCATGGCCGCGCGACCACCATTTTTCCAGGGCCGACTCAGTGCGGATAATCGGGTTATAGGGCGAATTCTCCCAGGGGCCATGGACCGATTTGGCGCGCGCCGCGATCACCATATGGCCTGTCGGTGGGCCGGCAGTACCGCCCACGGCGGTCACCATGTAAAAGTACTCGCCGTGCTTCATCATTTTCGGCCCCTCCTGGGCGTAGCTTTCCACGTCCCATGCCTCCGGGTATTTCCAGCCGTCGTAGACATGTTTCATCTCACCCACCAGGCTCAGGCCATCGTCGGACAACTGCACATAATCGCCGTGGGAGAAAAACAGGTAGCGTTTGCCATCCTCACCCACCAAGTGGCCGGGATCGATGCGATCCGGGTATTTTTTATCGGGGTTGAGGTCAATCGGATCGGACCAGGGACCGCGGATATCATCGGCCCAGACCACATAGTTGGAGTTGTGGCCGGGGAACTTGGCCGGGATATACACGTAATAGCGCCCCTGGTGCCTGGTCAGCTCCGGTGCCCATATACTGCCGATGTACTTGGTCAATGACGGGCCTATGGGCTGCCAGTTAACCATGTCGCGCGAGTGCCAAATGGTCAGTGCCGGATAGGACTCAAAGGTGGAAAACACCATGTAGTAGTCATCACCGTCCTTCAGGATACTGGGGTCGGGGCGGTCGCCCGCCACAATCGGGTTGAGGTAGGTGCCATCACCCAAATCGCCCTGGCGCTGGCCCTCATAGGTGGTGGCCCAGGTTTGGCAGTGGCGCACAAAGGAAATGCCCAGGTAGGGACTGCAGTCTTCACCGCTGGCGGTTTTTTGCAGGCGGGTTGTCCCGGTGTGATGGCTGCCGCTATTGCCCGTGCTGTTACAAGCCCCGAGCAACAGGGCCAGGACGCCCGTACAGAGGCGGATGGTTAGTGGACGCATGGTGGGTCTCCTCGCTGTTATCTGTTTTGTTAAATCGGTTGTTGTTATTCAGGTATACCGGGGCGGCGGGATGCCCCGGTTCAAACATTGCGTTTGATGATCTCCATGGCCGCCACATGCCGCCGGGGTTCGCGCTGGCCCTGGATGAGTTTTTCCATCTCCGCAAAGGCGGTGTTGATCATGTCTTCGTAGTCCTGGCGCACCGAGCAGAGCGGGTTGGGCAGGAAATCAAGCATGGTGTGATCGTCAAAGGTCGCCAGCAGCATCTCTGCCGGGACAC from Cellvibrio japonicus Ueda107 includes:
- a CDS encoding family 43 glycosylhydrolase — translated: MRPLTIRLCTGVLALLLGACNSTGNSGSHHTGTTRLQKTASGEDCSPYLGISFVRHCQTWATTYEGQRQGDLGDGTYLNPIVAGDRPDPSILKDGDDYYMVFSTFESYPALTIWHSRDMVNWQPIGPSLTKYIGSIWAPELTRHQGRYYVYIPAKFPGHNSNYVVWADDIRGPWSDPIDLNPDKKYPDRIDPGHLVGEDGKRYLFFSHGDYVQLSDDGLSLVGEMKHVYDGWKYPEAWDVESYAQEGPKMMKHGEYFYMVTAVGGTAGPPTGHMVIAARAKSVHGPWENSPYNPIIRTESALEKWWSRGHATLVEGPTAGDWYMMYHGYENGFHTLGRQTLLEPIEWTDDGWFRSKGLDVGKPIAKPAGGTSSGQHGKALSDDFSTNKFGVQWSFFRGDVSENQRLHYGRDARGAYLEVAPKGTSPSNSSPLTFVSGDQAYQFEVDIELQPGALAGALLFYNDKLYAGVGIAEQGFLLHRYGMDQRYTPRPAGNQFRLRVTNNRHVLTIHYSIDQGNTWHKYDTQMDVSGYHHNVAYGFMSLRPAIYAAGTGKVKFRNLVYRALP
- a CDS encoding glycoside hydrolase family 95 protein, whose amino-acid sequence is MTLSLKRRPLKRWIRLLALLSLMLFGLGLIACQHGRSSHSSATKQDLRLWYNTPASDWNQALPIGNGRLGAMVFGQPAQEQLQLNEDTIWAGGPNNNVNPAAAQTIEQVTRLLLQGQHQQAQTLADQQIRSLNNGMPYQTLGNLRLDFAGHGQVDDYYRDLDLANAIARVSYVKAGVTFTRELFSSLSDQVIVVRLSASKPGQINTRIGFDSPMQHQLSVHERWLQVDGRGGSHEGLDGKIRFTALIAPELRGGTLRRDDKALRIEGADEVLIRIAAATNFVRYNDLGGDSLARAQAYLSAAEGKGFAQLQQAHVAAYQAQFNRVSLDLGTSAAMARPTDQRIAEFAHSQDPHLAMLYFQYGRYLLISSSQPGTQPANLQGIWNPHTSPPWDSKYTVNINTEMNYWPAEVTQLPELHQPLFAMLEDLALTGRASAQQLYGARGWMMHHNTDLWRITGQVDKAFYGQWQTGGAWLCQHIWYHYLHSGDRDFLQRYYPVLREASRFFVDSLTLEPNSGALVVVPSNSPENTYERAGYPTSISAGTTMDNQLVFDLFSITIDAAHILGVDSDLAAQLRQKRERLAPMRIGHFGQLQEWLEDWDHPDDHHRHVSHLYGLYPGNQISPYRTPALFEAARVSLMQRGDKSTGWSMGWKINWWARFHDGNRAYQLLQEQINLTEETQAVSEKGGTYANMLDAHPPFQIDGNFGVTAGIAEMLVQSHDGVIHLLPALPDAWPKGEVKGLVTRGGFVVDIAWENGQLTRASLYSRLGGNARVRVHNAITAKGLVAASGDNPNPFFAVPGIKAPRVAEGVQLRQPQLRASQVWDLATVAGKTYVITSVQ